The following DNA comes from Bradyrhizobium sp. SK17.
CGGCTTCTTCGACCTCAACTTCCTGCAGGCGATCCCGGGCCGCATCTTCGGCAGCGTGCTGTCCAACGAGCTGTTGCTCGCAATCCCGTTCTTCACCTTCATGGGCGCGATATTGGAGAGATGCGGGCTCGCCGAGGACATGCTGGACTCGATGGGCCAGCTGTTCGGCCCGATTCGCGGCGGCCTCGGCTATTCCGTGATCATCGTCGGCTTCATCCTCGGCGCCATCACCGGCACCGTGGCGGCACAGGTGATCGCGATGGCGCTGATCTCGATGCCGGTGATGATCCGCTACGGCTACAACATCCGCTATATCACTGGCGTGCTGGCCGCGTCCGGCACCATCACGCAACTGGTTCCCCCCTCTCTCGTCCTCATCGTGCTCGCCGACCAGCTCGGCAAGTCGGTCGGCGACATGTATCTCGGCGCCTGGGGCCCGTCGGTGTTCCAGATCCTGCTGTTCGCCGGCTACACCTTCCTGCTCGGCATCTTCAAGCCGAGCCACGTGCCCGCGGTGCCGCTCGAGGCGCGCACGCTGTCCGGCTGGGCGCTATGGAAGAAGTGCCTGCTCGGCATCATCCCGTCGGCTGTGCTGATCTTCGTCGTGCTCGGCACCATGATGATGGGCCTTGCGACCCCGACCGAGGCCGGCGCCATGGGCGCGGTCGGCGCCATCGTGCTCGCCGCCATCCACCACAAGGATTTCAGCGCGACCGGCAGGAAGGTGCTGATCGCTGGCGTGATCGCCGGCGGCATCGGCACCATCGTCGCGATGCTCTACACCGAGAACCTGATCTTCAAGCTGGCGTTTGCGATCACCTATATCGCCGTGGTCTGGATCTGCATCGAAGCGGTGAAGATCCCGGACCTGCGCGACCTGATCAAGCAGGGCTATGAGACCACCATGCGCATCACCTGCATGGTCACCTTCATCCTGATCGGTTCGACCTGCTTTTCGGTGGTGTTCCTCGGCGTGTCCGGCGGCACCTGGCTTGAGCACCATCTGACCTCGCTGCCCGGCGGCGTCTGGGGCTTCCTGATCTTCATCAACATCTTCATCTTCTTCCTGGCGTTCTTCCTCGACTTCTTCGAGATCGCGTTCATCATCCTGCCGATGATCGCGCCGATCGCCCAGAAGGTGCTGGCGCCGGTGGTGGGCCCCGAGGCCGCGCTGATCTGGTTCGGCGTGATGCTGTGCGTCAACATGCAGACCTCGTTCCTGCATCCGCCGTTCGGCTTCGCGCTGTTCTATCTGCGCGGCGTGGCGCCGAAGGAAGTGAAGAGCTCCGACATCTACTGGGGCGCCATGCCCTGGATCGGGTTGCAGGCGATCATGGTGGCGCTGGTGATCGCATTCCCGGTCGTCGTCACCGGGCTGCTCGACAAGCCGATCGATGTCGACCTCAACAAGGTCAAGATCGAGGTGCCGCAGATCGACCTGCCACCGCTCGATTTCGGCCAGCCGAAACAATAATCGGCGCACGGCATGCCTCGCACGAGCGTGGCATGCCGTGACGGTTGACGGCGATGGAGAGGCCTGTGAAGACACGGGGATCGTCCCCAACTGACAGACCTCCGTCCATGCCCTACTCCCGGTTCCCCCACTCGTTCGTTCGCCCGCTGATGCTCTCGCTCGGCTTCGCCCTCGCCGCCGGCGTCGCGCGTGCCGCACCGGAGGCCGATCTGCGCGCGCTGGCCCAGCAGGAGCAGCAGCCGCTGCTCGACACCCTGCGCGACCTCGTGCAGATCGAGTCCGGCAGCAAGGACATCGAGGGCCTCAACCAGATTGCCGAGCACGTCGCTGGCGAACTGAAGAAGATCGGCGGCACGGTGGAGATCCTGCACTCCACCGATGTCTACCGGCTGGACGACACGCCCGAGAAGGTCGGCCCCGCCGTGCAGGCCGTCTTCACCGGCACCGGCAAGGCGAAGATCATGCTGATCGCCCACATGGACACGGTGTATCTCAAGGGCATGCTGAAGGACCAACCGTTCCGCATCGACGGCGACAAGGCCTATGGCCTCGGCATTGCCGACGACAAGCAGGGCGTTGCCACCATCATCCATGCGGTGGCCCTGCTGCAGAAGCTCAATTTCAGGAACTACGGCACGCTG
Coding sequences within:
- a CDS encoding TRAP transporter large permease subunit, whose amino-acid sequence is MITLEMMPPLMFGGLIVAMLIGYPVAFTLAAVGLSFGFLSIYLGFFDLNFLQAIPGRIFGSVLSNELLLAIPFFTFMGAILERCGLAEDMLDSMGQLFGPIRGGLGYSVIIVGFILGAITGTVAAQVIAMALISMPVMIRYGYNIRYITGVLAASGTITQLVPPSLVLIVLADQLGKSVGDMYLGAWGPSVFQILLFAGYTFLLGIFKPSHVPAVPLEARTLSGWALWKKCLLGIIPSAVLIFVVLGTMMMGLATPTEAGAMGAVGAIVLAAIHHKDFSATGRKVLIAGVIAGGIGTIVAMLYTENLIFKLAFAITYIAVVWICIEAVKIPDLRDLIKQGYETTMRITCMVTFILIGSTCFSVVFLGVSGGTWLEHHLTSLPGGVWGFLIFINIFIFFLAFFLDFFEIAFIILPMIAPIAQKVLAPVVGPEAALIWFGVMLCVNMQTSFLHPPFGFALFYLRGVAPKEVKSSDIYWGAMPWIGLQAIMVALVIAFPVVVTGLLDKPIDVDLNKVKIEVPQIDLPPLDFGQPKQ